aatttagattttttttccctacCTTTTGTCATGTATTTCCATTATGTTTTGTTGTGTAGCTTTCTGTTTAACCCGAACTTGTTGGGCTTCAGACTCTGTATCTatgtaaaatatcttttttttcgCGTGTTGGGTCTCTTTCCAGTTGATTGAGGTGTTAGTGGTCTGTCTAGATTGAGTTTTTCAAATAACTTGAATCAGTTGGCCCTCAGACTTTGTGTATGCGAAGGAAACCCTTTTTCCACTATTTGTTTCCTGATAAATCTTCACAGTTTCTTTGAAAACTTGTTAAGATTTAagtttttatgagttttatttaccCTGGAGCGTCTAGGCTTTAATTGGCTACATTCGCTagtgcttttcatttttttgctcTCCTACAATTTCACTAAAGTGCTAGGGGTCTGTCTAGACTGAATTTTTCAGATTAGCTTGTATTTATTTCTCTATTATAATCTCTTTTGATTGAATGGATGTtgttacaaaaaattaataataataataataataaacttcGAATCGTCTATCAAATTCCCATACCTATTCCATGATTAATGGACATATAATCTTGAGAGCATCACTTTCCAAAATGACATTACAAAGGCCAGCTCTCTACCTAAAATCACCACCTTCCATGCTGCATAAGCCTTCGTCACAACTGGATCAATGATAAATTTCCTAGAAGAACACATTGTTGTTAGAACCTTTCTCTCATGGTCTTGAACAATAATGCCCACGCCCATCGGTTTTCTTAACTATTCAAGAGCTACAtcccaattaattttgaaaacaccACAGGGTCAGGAAGGAGCCGCACATCGTATCACATTACAATACACTTCTCTAaacttttttctaaaatttactTTCTAAATCATGTGTCACAATACCATGACAATGTAACACATTTTTGAGCAAATTTTGAATGGGGgagtaatttaataaatatatatatattagattaaaAGAGTCATCGTTGCGTGAATAATTCCGAAGTTGGACTGCCGGAATAGGGAAATGGCCATGGTCGTGAGGAGCATAGCTGTGCATCCTTATCCTTCCTCTTCGAAGAAATCATTATCATCACCGAGAACTCGCAAGACGTTCAACTTGTACAGAAATTCAACGGCGTGTAGAATTCCTGTTATAAAATCCATTCAAAGCCCACAAGCACAAGCCCAGGGATCCACTTTTTCGCGAAAACAGAGACGGCCTCAGAACGTTGACGGCGAGTTCTTTGTTGGTAATTAATCAAACAATGCTTTGTTTTTACATGTATATTAACATCATAGCGTTATAAACTGATTATAATCTGATATGTAAACAATTCGAGTTTTCCCTTTGATTTGTTTTGCAGACCACACTTGCATAGACTGTGATACTTGTCGATGGATGGCTCCAGTAATCATCGAAACTTCcatttgtttattttggttATATAGAACTAGTTGGATTCAAGGTCATAGTCATAACAGTTTTGATATTGTTTTAGTTTGTAATCACTGTAGtcaattcaaaactttttttgatgtaaaattctcattttgattGATTGAGTTCACTTAAAATGGCCATTTGTTAGCCAGTGGCTGAAGATGATGGGAAGAattgaatattttgaattatcaACTGACATGAAGCATTGGATTTATTGGCTCTCCCGATTGGCTATCCTTTTTCCTATATGAAACTGTCAGAATCTTTGTGGCGTGAATATCTGCCGCACTTCCTTTTTATCATCCAGAAAATTCTGTAgtaatcattttttgttttggccTCTTCATAATGGAGTTTCTTTGTTAATAACGTTTATGATAATTCTGGAATAATGCACTTGATAATGATCATGAATTTCTTGATCTTCACAGCAAACCTTCACACGAGTTGATGAACTCTCAGCAGTTTTCAAACAGCCAACTTGTGAAGAGGAACGGCTAAAAGCTCTACAGGTGCTTCTTGCTATCGGTTTATGTTTCCCATTGCCCTCATTTTTTCCCCTTagcagatttttcttttttttttttcttttttttttttcatacatacACTTCTTATTATTATGTTATTCTGTTAAAATCCCTTTCTACATGGATAGGGGTGTACAATTGTCcgtatttttctagtttttctaaatttttttagacTTTTGTTCGTTTTCTCCCGATTAGGGGGGTCTTTCTTGTATACTTGTGTACTCTAGGGCTGCCCCCATCTGCctttttaatgagattgaattacttatcaaataaaaggaagaaagagctactaaattaagtaaaaattactaaaacagAATAGAGAAGGATTCTGAAACATAAAATATGATTCATGGACCTCTGGTATAGCCATTCTAGCAAATATAGACACTACCAGATTACCCCTACTTTTagtaaaactaaattaaaactGAACCAGAAGCAACCCAGCCAAGAGAAACAAATAAGACTGGATTCAACTCAGACTAGCTAAGCAAGGTCTCAAGAGAGCTCTCCATTCATCCAAAACATCCCAAATTAAGACTTGAGCATTAGAACCAGCTTTTCCTTGCCTCTTACAAGTCGTCAAGGGGGGCTGCCAGTGATCTTCCCTATCACCATATGACTGTCTCCCCTTTTATCTTCTAAAAATAGGGAGAGATTAAGCTTTAAATTCCTACAAAGAAATTATGATTCATTACTATGCAGCTGTTTTGAATGACTCTCACGTATGATCAATTATTTTAGAATGAAAAGGGGAGCGGGGTTGTTAAATGACACTTTTTTCCTCATAAACTACTATCCATGTGTCACTTGCCCCTGAAAATTTAACTCAGTGCAACTCAGAccttattttgaatttttgtcgTCAATTTGTCCTCTGTCCAAATCAACCGTTAAGTTGGACtgaaaaatatgtaaaataactaaattgcctatttatgtgaaaaatggagtcataaacattaaaaaaaaatatcaatccCATTCTCAAATCCcctaatatttattttcaacataATAGATAAAACAAATTTGTGCCTAAACAATTATACAATGAACATGCTTGTCAAAGGCAATTTAGTTATTTCACAAACTTTTCTATCCAACTTAACAACTGATTTGCACGGAAGAAGAAAACTAACACTGAACCTTCAAAGTAAGGTCCGTGTTGCACTGAGTTAAAATTTATAGAGGTAAATGATATAAGGGTTGGGGGAGTGTCAtttaccaaaagaaaagaaaaaaaaaatgcaaacttGGTTTTATAGAATTCtccccctgatttttttttttttttttccttatggTTTTAGAATTTGGTTTATTCCATATAGCAGCACCAAAACTAACAGTTCATCTTAAATCCTTGGTGTATCTTAGGCCTTGCTTTCATGTCCAACAAACTCAATTCATACAGAGAAACCTGCTTCTGATATTCGACAAGTGCAGAAGACATTCCCATGTCCAATAGATGAGCAAAGAATTCCagtaagtcttttttttttttttttgcttgttcttGCCAGTTCATTATTTTACATTATTAGTTGGCAGGCATTTGTGTTATTTACATAGTAAATAGTAAGCATTCTTGGAAGTATCATGTCTTTCCATTTTTGGTTTCTTAGTAGACatataaaaatgtatgtgaatatttagaaagaaatatttttctAGCCCATAGGTCTTGTCTCAGTGGTAAATGCTGGGGTGGGTTTGGGGTAGGTCCTAGATTCAATTTCTAATAGTTGAACCATGAACAATCATGCTAGCATGAGATAAACCTCAAAAGCgccaaaatagaaaaagacCTACTGATAAAACAAATTTGGTTTCAATTTTGCATGAAGATGTGGAAAGTAGTAAATtatacaatttgaaaaaaaattcaattgtagactgcaaaattaaaaatctattGGCTGCTGAGATTCCCATCTTTGATGGATACGGCTCATAGCATAAATAGTGATTGCCCTTGCAAATCCTATTCTGCATATGGATTAAAGGGAAAATGGTTGTTCAGTACCAGCTAGTAAGAGAGGGTAGTTATTTATTGTAtattccctttctagttaggtgatcctattgtatactcttggtgtactttggggcgccttacgcttttaataagactggttattacttatcaaaaaaaaaaaaaaaaatttattgtataTGTTGTTTTGAATTCAGTAATCTAAAGTTATgacttttgttcttcttttctccCTAATAGGGGCTTCTCTTGTATGCTTTttatgtactagggttgcgcccctctgcacttttctaatgagattgaattacttataaaagaaaataaaaaaaatctgtaatCTAAGGGTGCTCTTAGAAACAAATTGTGAGAAAGATTGTTTCTAACTGCTACCAAAAGGATTTCTGCGTACCTATTGTGTATGCTCAGCAAAATCCTTTGCTTGTGATCTTTGAGTTATCAGTTATCATCTGGCTGTTTAGCCTTTTGAATAGAATACAAGTCTACAAGGGtaatttttggttaaaagaCTTGGTGTTTATTACTAAAATTGAGTAGTAGAACAAACATTTTACAGTAATTCTCTGAGGAAAGCAGTCTAGGTAAAGTAGAGGTTTTTGGAGTGTTCAAGTGCGTTTCTTGCAACCTTAAAGATGCAGAAGGGAGTTACTTTCTCCCGGATCAACTTACAAGCAACACCAAGCCAATTTCTTAGTACATTAGGTTAAGACGCAAACCATCATTTCCTTGATAAatgatatttctcttcttctctttatattttttctttgcgTTTTTTCTccaattgcaattttttttttttttttttttaaagtatttctCCAATTGCAAATTTGTATTCCTTTGTGAATCTTCAGAGTTGCATAATGGTTTCAGGGTGTTTATCACTGTGGTTATCATTCTGAGAAATCATACGGGGCAACTTCTTATTTGATTGTTCATCCTGAAGGAAATATACTTGTAGAcaggtatttttttaaaaaaattttaaattttaaattttgcagATAAATGAGATACTTTAACAGTAAAAACACATCAGAAGTTTTGGAAATATGGGCAAGAATGACGAATacaagatcttttttttttttttttatttatttatttattttttttattttaaaaaaaagtgtatatTAGTCATGTTAGGTGGAAAATTTTTTGTGAATAAGTTCTCTATTTTGTTGTTCTGCAGCCCGAGATTCACAGAGAAGCTTGCACATAATATTGAGATGTTCGGTGGGGCACGTTACATGTTTCTAACCCACAAGTATGATGACATGACCTAAATGTAAACCTAGATGTAAGATTATCTAAAGTGTTTCCAGATGATATTGACATATGTTATGATGGTCAGGGATGACATAGCAGATCACGAGAGGTGGTCGAAGCGGCTAAGTTGTGATAGAATTCTGCACTCACTGGAGGTACCTTTCACTTTCTTACCCTTTAATAtttccttatattttttatatatttacattTGTTCCTCTCTCGTGAAGTTGTAGCGAATCCTTCACAGGGATGTGCAATTTTTGGGTTATTCATTAGGAATGTTGATGGAGATCTTCTCCAATAATGAGAACTATGGGGCAAAATACTTGTACTATCTTTGGGGCACTTTGTCTCCTTGCACCACCAATGTtatgctttttcctttttttcgtACTTGAGGAATGACTTGAATCTAGGACTTTCCCCCTTGCACTAAGAGCAATAGGAGTTTTCAATAAACACTAGTgtaaacatttcaaaaaaaaaagggaaaaagaagggTGGAAAATTGAATCTTTAAAGCAGGCATAGGCTGTTTCCTGTCTATTGATTTAAGTAGTTGAAAGCGGGGACAGAAGCATGTCATATGTTGGACAAGTTGAGGAAAGTTTGCATCTGATTGATTTTCTTCATaaacatcaatttcaaactAACATATCATTTGTGTCCTGGTCTTGCCAGGTTGAAGATTCTACTGTAAACGTGGAGATAAAGCTAGAGGGGAGTGGTCCGTGGAGCTTTGGCCAGGACATCCAACTTATATACACTCCAGGCCACACTGAAGTAAGTTTATGGATCtgttgtttatttgtttttttgtaagtaaattATATGCATAAAAAAGGGGCACAGCCCTAGTACATAGGAggtaaataaaagaaagacttaaaaaaaaaaaaaaaaaaaaaaaaaaaattgtagcatCTAAAATTTAAGAGATCAACACATATCAATAAactccaaaaaaattgaaaatgagaaaCAACTACTGGAAGCTATCCAATCATGTAGAGAACGTGAAAACAGAAGCTTCAATTCCAACACCCAGCCCTCACCCTTCAAAGCTTCTCTCCCTCCAAATACACTACATAAGGCACAAGGGAATTGTGTTCCAAATATTGCCTACCATGATGCCTCCAAAAGTGTCCTTCGAATTTGCCAAACAAATTGACCGCAGTTTTGGGAACAATCCACAAAATCTCAAACGAACAGAATACCATTATCCAAATTCTTGAGGAAAATCACAATGAAGAAGTAAATGATTTGtttcccctttctttttatttgcaCATGCAACATATATCCACTACAGTTATGTTGCACTTCCGAAAACCGCAAATTATCTGTAGTTAGAATCTTCTTTAATGGTGATGTCTAagtaaagaaagccactcttgcCAGGGATTTAACCTTCTACATATGCCTCCAAGCATGGACAGACAGATCCCACTGGAGGGCAAGGGTGCTCTgccacacccccccccccccaaaaaaaaaaaaagattttgagaaTTTGATGGCACACTTGTAGATATTTTCCATGGATATGGCTTCACCTTTTCTTGTAAAACTTTGTATCCTAACTTCCTATTTGTCAATTGATATTGCCTCAAATCATATTCGTCTGATTTGTCTTACACACTTTGACATGTTCAGCAATGGATATCCTGGAGAAATTGGCCTCTTCATCATATTGCCTTTGGATATACTATTAATTACACAACCTTAACTTCTAAAAGTTGAgatgcattaacaaacaataaacTGGGCTCATTATTTTATTTCCCATGTGATGGCACAGGGATCAGTCTGCTTATTTTATAAGTCACTCAAGATTTTGTTCACGGGAGACCATCTGGCCATGGCAGAATCTGGGCTGAGCATTTTTGAGCGGTACAATTACTGTTCAGGTATGAACGGTAGATAATTTCACAAGAATTTATAGTAGATTTTTGGTGGATAAAGCCAATATGGTGTAACAATCTTTGGAGAAAATCAATGATCTTGATATAATAAATGATAAATCCATTGAGGAGGTCCATGTCTTGGCCTAGAAGACGAACATCTTCTTAGCTGAATCTCTCTTTTCCTAATCATCTACTgaaattgtttttcaatgatGATTAATTATCAGTTTTCATTTTAATTGTTTCTTTTGCAGTTCCCCTGCAACTGAAGAGCATTCGCGCTCTGTTAGACTTGGACTTCAAGTGGGTACTACCTGGTTAGTAGTTCTTGTCATTTACATGAAACCAATTGAAAAAACATTCGtttcttagttttgtttgtttctttctttatttttatttttattattattattattactttctATGCATCCTACTACTAATCACTCCATTTCACATCTGCAATAACAAGAAAATGCATTTCTTTTATGTAATCCTTGTC
Above is a genomic segment from Corylus avellana chromosome ca9, CavTom2PMs-1.0 containing:
- the LOC132161712 gene encoding uncharacterized protein LOC132161712 — translated: MAMVVRSIAVHPYPSSSKKSLSSPRTRKTFNLYRNSTACRIPVIKSIQSPQAQAQGSTFSRKQRRPQNVDGEFFVDHTCIDCDTCRWMAPQTFTRVDELSAVFKQPTCEEERLKALQALLSCPTNSIHTEKPASDIRQVQKTFPCPIDEQRIPGVYHCGYHSEKSYGATSYLIVHPEGNILVDSPRFTEKLAHNIEMFGGARYMFLTHKDDIADHERWSKRLSCDRILHSLEVEDSTVNVEIKLEGSGPWSFGQDIQLIYTPGHTEGSVCLFYKSLKILFTGDHLAMAESGLSIFERYNYCSVPLQLKSIRALLDLDFKWVLPGHGRRVEFKDYQEKNSTLEAFVQNKSTQLP